From the genome of Haloferax mediterranei ATCC 33500, one region includes:
- a CDS encoding extracellular solute-binding protein, which produces MTAGGAILTGSLLPGCLGTIRGRTDSISIAATEGEGRLFRRLTDEFVTVETGIEVNVELKPYDALYEQNRKLLAEKRDEFDLVFMDDPWFPNFASDLEPIVEYLPDGVPDEYIQTTLDIAHWPTPRGPLPPEVRDEDPTLRGLVVVGNTQIFVYNAAYFNQVGYDPPETYRDVLEAGRAIDEIDGVHGYVIRGAQGNPIVTNFFPVGFSQAGSMFDTDWRFQWNSQDGIEALRFFVKELADISPADVTKYNEDEVVTTLAQGTAAQASTWPGTASLAIEDDSPATGDLAFTVIPSNGDGRRAPQQGNWIVGINSYTSEAAKKASGKVIQSFVSREGQERYVDIGGVPFRHDTFENNLDARPWMEALYESLQEARWRPRTPLWPVIEQELGLRLHSALGGPISAEEAMSSAETEIESVLKNAGYY; this is translated from the coding sequence GTGACTGCTGGCGGAGCGATACTAACAGGAAGCCTCCTCCCCGGTTGTCTCGGCACCATCAGAGGCAGGACTGACAGTATTTCTATCGCGGCGACCGAAGGGGAAGGGCGGTTGTTCCGAAGACTAACTGACGAGTTTGTTACTGTCGAGACTGGTATCGAAGTCAACGTCGAATTGAAACCGTACGACGCATTGTACGAACAAAACCGCAAACTACTGGCTGAGAAGCGCGACGAATTCGACCTCGTATTCATGGACGACCCCTGGTTCCCGAATTTTGCCTCTGACTTGGAACCGATTGTGGAGTATCTCCCGGATGGAGTCCCCGACGAATACATTCAGACGACGCTCGACATCGCCCACTGGCCGACACCACGGGGCCCGTTGCCCCCTGAAGTAAGAGATGAAGACCCGACCTTGCGGGGGTTGGTCGTCGTCGGAAATACGCAGATTTTCGTGTACAACGCAGCGTACTTCAACCAGGTCGGATACGACCCGCCCGAAACCTATCGGGACGTCCTCGAAGCGGGACGGGCGATAGACGAGATCGACGGCGTCCACGGATACGTCATCCGCGGAGCGCAAGGAAATCCGATAGTTACGAACTTCTTTCCGGTCGGGTTCTCGCAGGCCGGGAGCATGTTCGATACTGACTGGCGATTCCAGTGGAACTCACAGGACGGTATCGAGGCTCTCAGGTTCTTCGTGAAGGAGTTAGCCGACATCAGTCCCGCAGACGTCACGAAGTACAACGAAGACGAGGTCGTTACAACACTCGCTCAGGGAACGGCCGCACAGGCCAGCACTTGGCCTGGTACGGCTTCTCTTGCGATAGAAGACGATAGCCCGGCGACCGGAGACCTCGCATTCACGGTCATACCGAGTAACGGCGATGGTCGCAGAGCACCACAGCAGGGAAACTGGATTGTCGGTATCAACTCCTACACGAGTGAGGCGGCGAAGAAAGCCAGCGGTAAAGTAATACAGTCGTTTGTCTCCAGAGAGGGTCAGGAACGCTACGTCGATATCGGTGGTGTTCCCTTCCGTCACGACACCTTCGAGAACAACCTCGACGCTCGGCCGTGGATGGAAGCGCTTTACGAGAGCCTGCAGGAAGCCCGATGGCGTCCGCGGACACCTCTCTGGCCGGTTATCGAGCAAGAACTTGGATTACGGCTTCACAGTGCCCTAGGCGGTCCAATCTCTGCTGAGGAAGCGATGAGTAGTGCTGAAACGGAAATCGAGAGCGTACTCAAAAATGCTGGATACTACTGA